From Bacteroidales bacterium, a single genomic window includes:
- a CDS encoding CoA transferase subunit A, with protein MNKEVKDALEAINGISDGMTLMVGGFGLCGIPENCITALAASGIKGLTCISNNAGVDDFGLGLLLKNHQIHKMISSYVGENAEFERQLLSGELEVELIPQGTLAERCRAGGSGIPAFFVPAGYGTEVAEGKEIREFNGKPHLLELALNADFAIVKAWRGDTHGNLIYRNTANNFNQAMAMAGKITIAEVEEIVPAGTLDPNYIHTPGIFVQRIFQGVGYEKRIERRTIRG; from the coding sequence ATGAATAAAGAGGTTAAAGACGCACTTGAAGCAATCAATGGAATATCTGATGGAATGACCTTAATGGTGGGGGGATTCGGTTTGTGTGGAATTCCTGAGAACTGTATCACAGCTTTAGCAGCTAGTGGCATCAAGGGTTTGACATGTATTTCAAACAATGCCGGGGTCGATGATTTTGGCCTGGGATTATTATTGAAGAATCACCAGATTCATAAGATGATATCCTCCTATGTTGGTGAGAATGCTGAATTTGAGCGTCAACTGCTCAGTGGAGAATTGGAAGTAGAACTCATTCCACAGGGAACCCTGGCCGAACGTTGTCGTGCGGGTGGTTCAGGAATTCCGGCATTTTTCGTACCTGCCGGCTACGGAACTGAAGTCGCTGAAGGAAAAGAGATCAGAGAATTTAACGGGAAACCACATTTATTGGAACTTGCCCTGAATGCTGATTTTGCAATTGTCAAAGCATGGAGAGGCGACACCCATGGAAACCTTATCTATAGGAATACAGCAAATAATTTTAACCAGGCCATGGCAATGGCAGGAAAAATTACCATTGCCGAAGTAGAGGAAATTGTTCCCGCCGGGACTCTCGACCCCAATTATATTCATACCCCGGGAATATTTGTCCAAAGGATTTTCCAGGGAGTTGGATACGAAAAAAGGATTGAAAGGAGAACTATCAGGGGGTGA
- a CDS encoding pyruvate carboxyltransferase, producing the protein MNYPKKVTVGDITVRDGFQHEEKFIPTAAKLWLSEQLILAGFRHIEVTNLGNPSGMPQFRDSDEILKKLRASKSVAHLLPQVSITAVTIREKAIERAIQAKQEGWGPDRILLMVSTSESHHRKNSGLSLDEYWKMAEKYIPLARDAGLKVNGTVSTIWGCPIEGPTKMEKAVDFAQRWFDIGASDVEHADHDGSASPDRVYRYYSMLMDKIGRPEKQIVHFHTTRGWGLANVLAALQAGMTNYESTMGGIGGQPANFVDGVPVAGTGAYYYADPGITGLVQTEDLVVMLDEMGIETGLDVDKVLEIGAMVERIVGRRLRSETVRTGRIPKSLTGKG; encoded by the coding sequence ATGAACTACCCCAAAAAAGTAACAGTCGGAGATATCACAGTACGTGATGGTTTTCAGCATGAGGAGAAATTTATCCCCACAGCCGCAAAATTATGGTTGTCTGAACAACTTATCCTTGCAGGTTTCAGGCATATCGAAGTTACAAACCTGGGAAATCCTTCTGGAATGCCCCAATTCAGGGATTCAGATGAAATACTGAAAAAACTCAGGGCAAGTAAATCCGTCGCGCATCTATTGCCCCAGGTGAGTATTACGGCTGTTACTATTCGTGAAAAGGCTATTGAACGTGCCATACAAGCTAAGCAGGAAGGCTGGGGGCCAGACAGGATACTCCTGATGGTATCAACAAGCGAGTCTCATCATAGGAAAAATTCAGGACTTTCATTGGATGAGTACTGGAAAATGGCGGAAAAATATATCCCGTTGGCCAGGGATGCCGGACTTAAAGTGAATGGAACAGTCAGTACAATTTGGGGATGCCCGATTGAAGGCCCTACGAAAATGGAAAAAGCTGTTGATTTCGCACAACGATGGTTTGATATTGGTGCCAGTGATGTGGAGCATGCCGATCACGATGGTTCTGCCTCCCCGGATAGGGTTTACCGATATTATTCCATGCTAATGGATAAGATTGGCCGTCCTGAAAAACAAATTGTTCATTTCCATACCACCAGGGGATGGGGATTGGCAAACGTGTTGGCTGCCTTACAGGCCGGTATGACCAATTATGAAAGTACCATGGGAGGAATTGGTGGGCAACCGGCCAACTTTGTTGATGGTGTCCCTGTTGCCGGAACAGGAGCTTATTACTATGCAGATCCTGGAATTACCGGACTTGTGCAGACGGAAGACCTTGTGGTTATGCTTGATGAAATGGGCATTGAAACCGGCCTTGATGTTGACAAAGTTCTTGAAATAGGCGCAATGGTAGAACGAATCGTTGGCAGAAGGCTTCGTTCGGAAACTGTTAGAACAGGAAGAATTCCTAAATCACTGACAGGAAAAGGCTGA
- a CDS encoding acetyl-CoA carboxylase biotin carboxyl carrier protein subunit has product MSKPEVGKVLVNSSGTTFEVTRLDLLSVQPEFSGSEGMAESSLENIVSPMPGKVIKICVTEGQAVTKGDLLLVVEAMKMENNILCPGDGIVDRIEVAVGELVDGNTRLIHVKGND; this is encoded by the coding sequence TTGTCGAAACCAGAAGTTGGAAAGGTGCTGGTAAATTCATCAGGAACTACTTTTGAGGTAACCAGGTTGGACCTTCTTTCTGTACAACCGGAATTTTCCGGTTCAGAAGGAATGGCTGAGTCCAGTCTTGAAAATATTGTTTCTCCAATGCCAGGAAAAGTAATCAAGATTTGTGTTACTGAAGGCCAGGCTGTTACAAAAGGGGACCTGCTACTGGTAGTAGAAGCAATGAAAATGGAAAATAACATTCTTTGCCCCGGGGACGGGATAGTGGATCGCATCGAAGTTGCAGTCGGCGAACTGGTTGATGGCAATACCAGGCTTATTCATGTTAAGGGCAATGATTAA
- a CDS encoding CoA transferase subunit B, which translates to MPLTKEQIAQRIARELKDGYYVNLGIGIPTLVANYIPDGIQVTLQSENGILGMGPFPFAEEVDADLINAGKQTVTVVEGASFFDSSLSFAMIRGGHVDLTVLGAFEVSEKGDIASWKIPGKMVKGMGGAMDLVASAKNIIVAMQHTSRDGSKLLPECSLPLTGVNCVKKVVTDMAVLEVTGDGFRLLERAPGVTVEEIRSATAGRLIIDGEIPEMIF; encoded by the coding sequence ATGCCACTCACAAAAGAACAAATAGCACAACGTATTGCCCGGGAACTTAAGGATGGGTATTATGTGAACCTGGGAATAGGAATTCCAACACTGGTTGCAAACTATATTCCCGATGGGATACAAGTTACTTTACAATCAGAAAATGGGATCCTTGGGATGGGACCATTTCCTTTTGCCGAAGAAGTGGATGCTGACCTAATTAATGCCGGTAAACAAACGGTTACAGTAGTTGAAGGGGCCAGCTTTTTTGATTCTTCACTCAGTTTTGCAATGATACGGGGCGGACATGTAGACCTTACTGTGCTTGGTGCTTTTGAAGTTTCTGAAAAAGGGGATATAGCCTCCTGGAAAATTCCCGGGAAAATGGTGAAGGGTATGGGTGGTGCAATGGATCTTGTAGCTTCTGCAAAGAATATTATCGTTGCTATGCAGCATACAAGCAGAGATGGTTCCAAACTTTTGCCCGAATGCTCCTTGCCTCTAACAGGGGTGAATTGTGTTAAAAAAGTGGTTACCGATATGGCCGTTTTGGAAGTTACTGGTGATGGTTTCAGATTACTGGAACGTGCACCGGGAGTTACTGTCGAAGAAATACGCTCCGCAACAGCCGGCCGATTGATCATAGATGGAGAAATACCAGAAATGATCTTTTAG
- a CDS encoding acyl-CoA dehydrogenase family protein, which produces MDFQLTEEQSLIRQTVRDFAEREIRPVAKELDESALFSPELTRKMGELGLFGISVPVEYGGHGMDTLSYIIAVEELARVDGSQAATIAAHNSLGIGPLYYYGTEEQKRKYLPALCTGEALWAFGLTEPDAGSDSRGTRTNAYLENGNWIINGSKIFITNGSAEISIGATVQAVTGEVDGKKQFSTIIVEKNTPGFTRRTMHGKMMWRASDTAELFFDDCKVPESKLLGKVGEGSKIMLSTLDNGRLSIAAMGLGCAQGAFELALNYAKERKQFGQPISKFQAIAFKLADMATKIELARNLLYKACWLKDNHLPFAKEAAMSKLYCSEIAKEVADEAVQIHGGYGLMKDYEVERFYRDQRLLQIGEGTSEIQRMVISRYIGC; this is translated from the coding sequence ATGGACTTTCAGCTTACAGAAGAACAATCATTAATTAGGCAAACCGTCAGGGATTTTGCAGAACGTGAAATCCGACCAGTTGCTAAAGAGCTGGATGAATCGGCCCTTTTTTCACCTGAGCTCACCAGGAAAATGGGAGAATTGGGTTTATTCGGGATCTCAGTTCCAGTGGAATATGGTGGTCACGGAATGGACACTCTTTCTTATATTATTGCTGTTGAAGAGCTTGCCAGGGTAGATGGATCACAAGCAGCGACCATTGCAGCACATAATTCACTGGGAATAGGTCCGCTTTACTATTACGGAACAGAGGAACAAAAGCGCAAATATTTACCTGCTCTGTGCACAGGGGAGGCTTTGTGGGCGTTCGGACTTACAGAACCTGATGCTGGGTCCGACTCAAGGGGAACCCGAACAAACGCCTATCTGGAAAATGGGAACTGGATAATAAATGGTTCTAAAATATTTATTACCAATGGTTCAGCAGAAATTTCTATTGGTGCTACTGTTCAGGCTGTGACAGGAGAGGTTGACGGGAAAAAGCAGTTCTCTACAATTATTGTTGAGAAAAATACACCTGGTTTTACCCGCAGAACTATGCATGGTAAAATGATGTGGAGAGCCAGTGACACAGCAGAATTGTTTTTTGATGATTGTAAAGTGCCTGAAAGCAAATTGCTAGGGAAGGTTGGTGAAGGATCTAAAATTATGCTTTCCACACTTGATAATGGGCGACTTTCAATTGCTGCAATGGGGCTGGGTTGTGCCCAGGGCGCCTTTGAACTGGCCTTAAATTATGCCAAAGAGCGCAAACAGTTCGGGCAACCCATATCCAAATTCCAAGCCATTGCATTTAAGCTTGCAGATATGGCTACGAAAATTGAATTAGCCCGGAATCTGCTATATAAAGCCTGTTGGTTAAAGGATAACCATCTTCCTTTTGCAAAAGAAGCTGCTATGTCGAAACTATATTGCTCTGAAATTGCAAAAGAAGTTGCAGATGAAGCAGTTCAAATCCATGGCGGATATGGGCTGATGAAAGATTATGAAGTAGAAAGATTCTATCGCGATCAACGATTGCTTCAGATTGGTGAAGGGACTTCTGAAATACAAAGGATGGTAATTTCAAGGTACATCGGGTGTTGA
- a CDS encoding DUF1761 domain-containing protein, producing the protein MDPSNINWLAVLVSTLSFYAIGAIWYSPVLFGKIWMKELNMTPDAAKNANMAKIMTFTFILSLIMVTNLAFFLGDPKIGASEGAMYGFLTGFGWVAMAMTFNALYEMKGWRYMLINAGYMAVGFTLSGFILGAWK; encoded by the coding sequence ATGGATCCTTCAAACATTAACTGGCTGGCTGTTTTAGTCTCAACCCTTTCTTTTTACGCAATTGGTGCTATTTGGTATTCCCCTGTTCTTTTCGGGAAAATCTGGATGAAAGAACTTAACATGACTCCGGATGCAGCAAAGAATGCCAACATGGCCAAAATCATGACATTTACCTTTATTTTATCTCTGATCATGGTAACAAACCTGGCATTTTTCCTTGGCGACCCTAAGATAGGTGCATCTGAAGGAGCAATGTATGGTTTTCTTACAGGATTCGGATGGGTGGCAATGGCCATGACATTCAATGCCTTATATGAAATGAAAGGTTGGAGATATATGCTTATCAATGCAGGCTATATGGCTGTGGGTTTCACCCTCTCCGGCTTTATCCTGGGAGCCTGGAAATAA
- the buk gene encoding butyrate kinase: MKSILVIYPEVDITKIAVYRNTSLIFLKSIRHKAEDQAAFADVIDQLEYRTQLIMQELNNNQIELAEISVVMARGGLIKPVKSGIYEVNEAMKKDLRTGIMGRHATNLGGLIGDRIAGMLPNAKAYLADPVVVDELEPIARVSGLPQIERTSIFHALNHKNVSREYAKSINRKYEDLNLVVAYIGSGGVSVGAHHGGKVVDVNQAFDGDGPFSMTRSGSLPVGQLIDLCYNGKYTREQMRQLITEKGGILAYLGTKSLSQVLSMVDEGDEQATLIMDAMAYQVAKEIGSMSTVLDCKVDAILIMGAIMNSKFFTTQLIRRIEKIAAVSIYPIVNDLDSLAMNGVTIVRGEAEILVYQ, from the coding sequence ATGAAAAGTATCCTGGTCATCTATCCTGAAGTTGATATTACTAAAATTGCCGTTTATCGCAATACCAGTCTGATATTCCTCAAATCTATCCGCCACAAGGCTGAGGACCAGGCTGCCTTTGCAGATGTGATTGACCAGTTGGAATACCGCACCCAGCTTATTATGCAGGAATTAAACAACAACCAGATTGAGTTGGCAGAAATTAGTGTTGTGATGGCGCGCGGCGGTCTTATCAAGCCGGTAAAATCCGGAATTTACGAGGTGAATGAAGCAATGAAAAAAGACCTTCGTACTGGGATTATGGGTCGTCATGCTACAAATCTCGGGGGCTTGATTGGAGATAGGATTGCCGGAATGCTTCCAAATGCTAAGGCTTACCTTGCAGATCCTGTTGTTGTGGATGAACTGGAACCCATTGCAAGGGTATCCGGACTGCCCCAAATTGAACGTACCTCTATTTTTCATGCACTCAATCATAAAAATGTCTCCAGGGAATATGCCAAGAGTATCAACCGTAAATATGAGGACCTGAACCTTGTTGTTGCCTATATTGGTAGTGGTGGTGTCTCTGTTGGGGCACATCATGGAGGGAAAGTTGTTGATGTAAACCAGGCTTTCGATGGTGATGGCCCTTTCTCTATGACCCGTTCGGGAAGTCTGCCGGTTGGACAGCTCATAGACCTCTGCTACAACGGAAAGTATACACGGGAACAAATGCGACAGTTGATTACTGAGAAAGGAGGCATTCTTGCCTACCTGGGAACAAAGTCACTCAGCCAGGTCCTTTCCATGGTAGATGAAGGTGATGAACAAGCCACCCTGATTATGGATGCTATGGCTTACCAGGTTGCGAAAGAAATCGGCTCCATGTCAACGGTCCTTGATTGCAAAGTAGATGCCATCCTTATTATGGGTGCTATCATGAATAGCAAGTTCTTCACCACACAACTCATCAGGCGGATTGAAAAAATCGCAGCTGTTTCCATTTACCCCATTGTGAATGACCTTGACTCACTTGCCATGAATGGAGTGACTATTGTCCGGGGAGAAGCAGAAATCCTTGTCTACCAATAG
- a CDS encoding acetyl-CoA carboxylase biotin carboxylase subunit, giving the protein MKITKVLIANRGEIAVRIMKTARRLGIKTVAIYSEVDIDSRHVEMADEAYCLGHSALADTYLNTAKIISVAKDSFCDAIHPGYGFLSENPSFVTACQNAGLIFIGPDSNVMHVMGNKIEARNFAASIGIPITSGLTGTPSSILEHADEIGFPLLVKAAAGGGGKGMRIVRSKENLIEALESTSREAANYFADGTVYVEKFVENPRHIEIQLIGDQHGNVIHLFERECSIQRRYQKIIEEAPSPTLNPVVRSQMGDAAVAIGKAIGYQGAGTIEFLVDAGLQFYFLEMNTRIQVEHPVTEMTTGIDIVEEQIRIASGEPLRFKQEDLKQKGHAIECRIYAEDPENGFLPSPGKMNLYHEPSGANIRVDSGIAGKPVIQSFFDPMISKLIVFGEDRESARHGMIDALNNYVIHGIKNNISFLHAILEHKEFIDNQISTKYCDEYTTILIEEIKQKMLDVDIRIPLFAGLIGSLQKEEHSVTNTWDKIGYWRIFMHPSFQIGSEIYKLTIRDSPSIN; this is encoded by the coding sequence TGAAGTCGATATTGATAGCCGACATGTCGAAATGGCCGATGAAGCTTACTGTCTTGGACATTCAGCATTAGCTGATACATACCTTAATACTGCAAAGATTATTTCTGTCGCAAAGGATTCATTTTGTGATGCCATCCATCCCGGCTATGGATTTCTTTCTGAAAACCCATCCTTTGTTACTGCCTGCCAGAATGCCGGACTTATTTTTATTGGTCCGGATAGCAATGTGATGCATGTAATGGGGAATAAGATTGAAGCCAGGAATTTTGCTGCCTCTATTGGGATTCCTATTACCTCGGGCCTCACCGGTACTCCTTCTTCGATCCTTGAACATGCTGATGAGATTGGCTTTCCTCTGCTTGTTAAAGCTGCTGCCGGAGGAGGTGGAAAAGGGATGCGAATTGTTCGTTCAAAAGAAAATCTTATAGAAGCATTAGAATCAACTTCCAGGGAAGCAGCCAATTATTTTGCAGATGGGACGGTATATGTAGAGAAATTTGTCGAAAATCCACGTCATATTGAGATTCAGCTTATCGGGGATCAGCATGGGAATGTGATTCATCTTTTTGAAAGGGAATGCTCTATACAGAGAAGGTATCAGAAAATTATTGAAGAAGCCCCCTCTCCAACGCTTAATCCTGTTGTGCGATCACAAATGGGAGATGCTGCTGTAGCCATTGGGAAAGCTATTGGATACCAGGGTGCCGGAACAATTGAGTTCCTGGTTGATGCCGGCTTGCAGTTTTATTTCCTTGAAATGAATACCAGGATTCAGGTGGAACATCCTGTAACTGAGATGACTACGGGAATTGATATTGTGGAGGAGCAAATAAGAATCGCTTCCGGCGAACCACTTAGATTTAAACAGGAAGATCTTAAACAAAAGGGTCATGCTATTGAATGTCGGATATATGCAGAAGACCCTGAAAATGGATTTCTTCCTTCTCCAGGAAAAATGAATCTTTACCATGAGCCATCTGGGGCTAATATCCGCGTTGATTCAGGAATAGCCGGTAAGCCCGTTATTCAATCTTTCTTTGACCCTATGATTTCCAAGCTGATTGTATTCGGTGAAGATCGGGAATCAGCAAGGCATGGGATGATTGATGCATTGAATAATTATGTCATTCATGGTATCAAAAACAATATCTCCTTTCTTCATGCTATTCTTGAACATAAAGAATTTATTGACAATCAGATTTCTACTAAATATTGCGATGAATATACTACCATCCTAATAGAAGAGATTAAGCAAAAGATGCTGGATGTTGATATCCGGATTCCCTTATTTGCCGGATTAATAGGCAGTTTACAGAAAGAAGAACATTCTGTCACCAACACCTGGGATAAGATTGGATATTGGAGGATTTTTATGCATCCAAGTTTTCAGATAGGGTCGGAAATCTATAAGTTAACAATCAGGGATTCTCCAAGCATCAATTAA
- a CDS encoding hydroxymethylglutaryl-CoA lyase: MESLHITETPRDAMQGWETFIPTLDKLEYINLLLSAGFSTVDVGSLVSHKAVPQMADTREVIANLKAGHPKTQLMVVIGNRRGGNEACTLERIQLIGFPYSTCPTFLKRNINSSPEQAWDELVSIHQLVKDSGKKMRVYVSMAFGNPYGDPWSEEQVLIEVERLGNAGFQDIVFSDITGVATVDGIHSLCSKLITEFDDLTLGMHLHVGVMDWEAKVEAAWQSGFRWFEGAIGGHGGCPMTGYELLANLDTLNLIDWCNRKGINHGVDLDVLKESKFLSDKIFR, translated from the coding sequence ATGGAAAGCCTTCATATTACCGAGACGCCAAGGGATGCAATGCAGGGATGGGAGACATTTATTCCAACACTTGACAAGCTGGAATATATAAACTTGCTCTTATCAGCAGGTTTTTCTACTGTGGATGTGGGTAGCCTGGTATCTCACAAAGCTGTTCCACAAATGGCAGATACCCGGGAGGTAATAGCAAATTTGAAAGCGGGTCATCCCAAGACACAACTCATGGTTGTCATTGGTAATCGGAGAGGTGGTAATGAAGCTTGTACCCTTGAAAGAATTCAACTTATTGGTTTCCCATATTCGACATGCCCGACTTTTCTGAAAAGAAATATTAATTCAAGCCCGGAACAAGCATGGGATGAATTGGTTTCCATTCATCAATTAGTTAAGGATTCCGGTAAGAAGATGAGGGTATATGTTTCCATGGCATTTGGAAATCCATATGGTGACCCCTGGAGTGAAGAACAAGTTTTAATAGAAGTAGAAAGACTTGGGAATGCCGGATTTCAGGATATTGTTTTCTCAGATATCACAGGGGTAGCCACTGTGGATGGCATTCATTCCCTTTGTTCCAAATTAATCACAGAATTTGATGATCTTACCCTGGGGATGCATCTTCATGTAGGTGTAATGGATTGGGAAGCAAAAGTTGAAGCAGCCTGGCAATCAGGGTTCCGATGGTTCGAAGGTGCCATTGGAGGGCATGGTGGTTGTCCTATGACCGGATATGAACTTTTGGCAAACCTGGATACGCTGAATTTAATTGATTGGTGTAACCGAAAAGGAATTAATCATGGCGTTGATCTTGATGTATTAAAGGAAAGTAAGTTCTTGTCTGACAAAATATTTCGTTAA
- a CDS encoding four helix bundle protein gives MLIDTFKELNVYKSSIDGAMKIFEITKRFPSEEKYSMTDQIRRSSRSVSANLGEAWRRRRYRAAFIAKLNDCESEASETLVWLEIAQRCKYITEEEYDQLDAEYNHIIGQLVRMVNNVEKWIIKDNK, from the coding sequence ATGTTAATTGACACGTTTAAAGAATTGAATGTTTACAAATCTTCGATTGATGGAGCAATGAAAATTTTTGAGATAACAAAAAGGTTTCCAAGTGAAGAAAAGTATTCAATGACTGACCAGATCAGGAGATCTTCAAGATCAGTAAGTGCTAATCTAGGAGAAGCATGGAGAAGAAGAAGATACAGGGCGGCATTTATTGCAAAATTAAATGATTGTGAATCAGAAGCTAGTGAAACACTGGTGTGGCTTGAAATCGCTCAACGATGTAAATATATCACTGAAGAAGAATATGATCAACTGGATGCTGAATATAACCATATAATTGGCCAACTGGTCCGAATGGTAAATAATGTTGAAAAATGGATAATTAAAGACAATAAATAA